Proteins encoded by one window of Tunturibacter psychrotolerans:
- a CDS encoding S9 family peptidase, with product MTRLCLLPGLLLLISLNGFASGPGDRVATDPRSVISAENAATSAPMPVAELLQTVRIGGATWSPDGKQIGYISNSSGRLNLWVMQADGTGARQLLKSNDRQASPAFTQDGKEIVYEQDKGGDELYDLYAVSVEGGEPRNLTNTDKTSESRPLFSKDGKWLTFGSKEKVESSTNIAIMEWPAGTARLLTHEKDPKASWDAVDWSSDGRYLYAVREVGTDDADVYRVDVKSGTAENLTAHTGKVRMLASEVSPDGKTLLMTSNEKGGYENVVLLDVASKKKRWVTDTQWEAQAGGFSPKGDTFTYILNADGRATINFVDVKTLKASDRGIPAGLNIPGADPSAFREDGSYLFSHQDSTHAPNLYLLSAGGAVTLVTHNESQVLASAALPSSQLVTYKSFDGKLISAFVWVPFNVKRDGTAPVVVMPHGGPTGQTLDSFSPRAILLVSRGFVVIAPNVRGSTGYGMEFEKANYKDLGGADLKDEIAGVDFLKTTGFIDVKKVGIWGGSYGGFMTLMAIGKNPDLWAAAVDEFGILNWYTMLAHSDARLQEYEKTLLGDPVKDKSVYEASSPLKYIRDEKAPLLVLQGERDIRVPKEEAEQVVEILKTEGRTVDAVYYPEEGHGFIKREHQVDELTRSVDWFEKYLKGVTKTQ from the coding sequence ATGACACGTCTCTGCCTCTTGCCCGGATTGCTGTTGCTGATTTCGCTCAACGGATTTGCTTCGGGACCGGGCGACCGGGTGGCGACGGATCCCAGGAGCGTTATCTCAGCAGAGAATGCGGCCACGTCGGCTCCGATGCCGGTGGCGGAATTACTGCAGACGGTGCGGATTGGGGGCGCGACGTGGTCGCCCGATGGAAAGCAGATTGGGTACATCAGCAACTCTTCGGGTCGGCTGAATCTTTGGGTGATGCAGGCAGATGGGACCGGTGCGCGGCAGCTGCTGAAATCGAACGACCGGCAGGCGAGCCCGGCGTTTACCCAGGATGGCAAAGAGATCGTGTACGAGCAGGACAAGGGCGGCGATGAGTTGTATGACCTCTATGCGGTCTCAGTTGAGGGCGGCGAGCCGAGAAATCTGACCAACACCGATAAGACAAGCGAGAGTAGGCCGCTGTTCTCGAAAGATGGAAAATGGCTGACGTTTGGAAGCAAAGAGAAGGTGGAGTCTTCGACCAACATCGCAATTATGGAATGGCCGGCAGGCACGGCACGGCTGTTGACGCACGAGAAAGATCCAAAGGCCTCGTGGGATGCAGTGGATTGGAGTTCGGACGGACGGTATTTGTATGCGGTACGGGAGGTGGGGACCGACGACGCGGATGTCTACCGCGTGGACGTGAAGAGTGGGACGGCGGAGAACCTGACGGCACACACGGGGAAAGTACGGATGCTTGCATCAGAGGTATCGCCGGATGGGAAGACGCTGCTGATGACTTCGAATGAGAAGGGCGGTTATGAGAATGTTGTGCTGCTCGATGTTGCGTCGAAGAAGAAGCGTTGGGTGACCGATACGCAGTGGGAGGCGCAGGCGGGCGGATTTTCCCCGAAGGGCGACACTTTTACCTACATCTTAAATGCGGACGGAAGGGCGACGATCAATTTTGTGGATGTGAAGACGCTCAAGGCGAGTGACCGCGGCATACCGGCCGGGTTGAATATTCCCGGTGCCGACCCGAGTGCGTTTCGTGAGGACGGAAGTTATTTGTTTTCGCATCAGGACTCGACGCATGCGCCGAATCTCTATCTGTTGAGCGCAGGCGGCGCCGTGACGCTGGTGACGCATAACGAGAGCCAGGTGCTGGCCTCAGCTGCGCTGCCTTCCTCGCAGTTGGTGACCTACAAGAGCTTCGATGGGAAGTTGATCTCGGCGTTCGTGTGGGTGCCGTTCAATGTGAAACGAGACGGAACGGCGCCCGTGGTGGTGATGCCGCATGGAGGCCCGACCGGGCAGACGCTGGACAGCTTCAGTCCGCGTGCGATTCTGCTGGTATCACGTGGGTTTGTGGTGATTGCGCCGAATGTGCGCGGTTCAACGGGTTATGGGATGGAGTTCGAAAAGGCGAATTACAAGGACCTGGGCGGAGCCGATTTGAAAGATGAGATTGCCGGCGTCGACTTTTTGAAGACCACAGGATTCATAGACGTGAAGAAGGTAGGCATCTGGGGCGGATCGTATGGCGGGTTCATGACGCTGATGGCGATCGGTAAGAATCCCGATCTGTGGGCAGCGGCGGTGGATGAGTTTGGGATTCTGAACTGGTACACGATGCTGGCCCACTCGGACGCACGTCTGCAGGAGTATGAGAAGACGCTGCTGGGCGATCCGGTGAAGGATAAGTCTGTATATGAGGCTAGCTCGCCGTTGAAGTACATTCGGGATGAGAAGGCTCCGCTGTTGGTCCTACAGGGCGAGCGGGATATTCGCGTGCCGAAGGAAGAGGCCGAGCAGGTAGTGGAGATCCTGAAGACCGAGGGACGGACGGTGGACGCGGTGTACTACCCTGAAGAGGGACACGGGTTCATCAAGCGGGAGCATCAGGTCGATGAGTTGACGCGGTCGGTGGACTGGTTCGAGAAGTATCTCAAGGGAGTGACGAAGACCCAGTGA
- a CDS encoding threonine dehydratase — protein sequence MVSDEAVLSGLEEIEVAAELIYQSMPATPQYSWPLLNERASKIAGAVEVWVKHENHTPVGAFKVRGGLVYMDWLRRERPEVKTVVSATRGNHGQSMAFAGRQLGLRVVIVVPLGNSPEKNRAMRCLGAELVEFGHDFQEASEHAASLKEKFGWHRVPSFDLLLVKGVSTYAWEMFTACPELDTFYVPIGMGSGSCGAIAARNALGLKTKVIGVVSSHAPAYALSFAAGHVREHESATRIADGVACRQPDPTALEILKAGLDRIVMVDDEAVKEAMRAYFVDTHNVAEGAGAVGLAALLQDRPSGGARVGTVLCGGNVDSDVFARVLGDQCLPK from the coding sequence ATGGTATCCGATGAGGCGGTGTTGTCTGGGCTCGAAGAGATCGAGGTTGCGGCGGAATTGATCTACCAGTCGATGCCGGCTACGCCGCAGTACAGCTGGCCGTTGTTGAATGAGCGGGCCTCGAAGATCGCAGGAGCAGTTGAGGTTTGGGTGAAGCACGAAAACCACACGCCGGTGGGCGCGTTCAAAGTACGCGGTGGGCTGGTCTACATGGACTGGCTGCGGCGCGAACGGCCTGAGGTGAAGACAGTAGTATCCGCGACGCGCGGAAACCACGGTCAGTCGATGGCGTTCGCAGGCAGGCAGCTCGGACTTCGCGTGGTGATCGTGGTGCCGTTAGGAAATAGTCCGGAGAAGAATCGGGCGATGCGGTGCCTCGGTGCGGAGCTGGTAGAGTTCGGACACGACTTTCAGGAGGCGAGCGAGCACGCGGCTTCCCTCAAGGAGAAGTTTGGATGGCATCGTGTGCCGAGCTTCGATCTGTTGCTGGTCAAGGGTGTATCGACCTACGCGTGGGAGATGTTTACGGCTTGTCCAGAACTGGATACGTTTTACGTACCTATCGGGATGGGATCGGGCTCATGCGGCGCGATTGCAGCGCGAAATGCGCTAGGGCTGAAGACGAAAGTCATCGGGGTGGTGTCGAGCCACGCGCCCGCTTATGCGCTCTCGTTTGCTGCGGGCCATGTGCGGGAGCACGAGTCGGCGACAAGGATTGCCGACGGCGTTGCGTGCCGGCAGCCTGATCCGACGGCGTTGGAGATATTGAAGGCTGGGCTGGATCGCATTGTGATGGTCGACGACGAGGCCGTGAAGGAAGCGATGCGGGCCTACTTCGTCGATACACATAATGTAGCGGAGGGAGCTGGCGCAGTTGGCCTGGCCGCTCTGTTACAGGATCGGCCCAGCGGCGGAGCGCGTGTGGGAACGGTGCTGTGCGGTGGGAATGTGGACAGCGACGTGTTTGCGCGCGTGTTGGGCGATCAATGTCTTCCTAAGTAG
- a CDS encoding molybdopterin-containing oxidoreductase family protein — protein MTTVSASPGAGLSAMKVVHAVCSHDCPDSCGVLVTVDELTGRAVKVQGDPSHPVTRGFLCGKVAKYLDRVYSPDRLLHPMRRRKGVAKGPLPQGREADAFEQISWDQALDEVAERLKKITAEFGPESVLPYSYAGTIGQLGYGSMDRRFFHRLGASQLARTICAEAGGTALKRVYGVKLGTVPQDFVHAGLVIAWGANIHGNNVHLWPFIEEARRKGARLVVIDPYRTRTAALADEHLAINPGTDAALALGLMHVILSMGLEDREYVDACTMGFEELRAHALRPEYSPENVATATGIDAGTIVRLARAYAAAGRSATQNTGHGSNVGGPAAIRLNYGIQRSENGGTAARAVCMLPLLTGAWKYKGGGLLLSTSGSFPFNEKALQMPELMMASPLGRAARVVNMSQLGQALTTLGDHESDGPRVKALFVYNSNPGAVAPNQNAVLNGLRREDLFTVVHEQFFTDTTDYADILLPAPTFLEVKDVQGAYGHLFAQVNNRAIAPLGEARSNVAMFGELGRRVGFEEACFDDREDEMIDQALETEHPWLTGITRERLEREGHIPLQMPVDAKGEVLPFSTAEWFRTPSGRGQLVPVPVFAAPTESRAHASKGAYPLEFLPRKADNYMNSTFANIPLHQRMEARTAGVLEMHATDAAARKIVTGDEVEVFNGRGSITLRALVNAQVSAGVVAARLDWNKLGSDLSGNGANVNALTSETLTDIGGGATFYSTLVEVRKGHDGIR, from the coding sequence ATGACCACAGTTTCCGCCAGTCCGGGCGCAGGTTTGAGCGCGATGAAGGTGGTGCACGCAGTCTGTTCGCATGACTGCCCGGACTCGTGCGGCGTGCTGGTGACGGTCGATGAGCTGACCGGGCGAGCGGTGAAGGTTCAGGGCGATCCATCGCACCCGGTAACGCGGGGATTTTTGTGCGGCAAAGTAGCAAAGTATCTGGACCGCGTCTATTCGCCGGATCGGCTGCTGCATCCGATGCGTCGCAGGAAAGGTGTGGCCAAAGGTCCCCTGCCGCAGGGGCGCGAGGCGGACGCGTTTGAGCAGATCTCATGGGACCAGGCGTTGGACGAAGTTGCGGAGCGGTTGAAGAAGATCACGGCGGAGTTTGGGCCTGAGAGCGTGCTGCCCTACAGCTATGCCGGGACGATCGGACAACTGGGATATGGGTCGATGGACCGAAGGTTCTTTCATCGGCTCGGGGCCTCGCAGCTGGCACGAACGATCTGCGCCGAAGCTGGCGGAACTGCACTGAAGCGTGTCTACGGAGTGAAGCTGGGGACAGTACCGCAGGACTTTGTGCATGCCGGCTTGGTGATCGCCTGGGGCGCGAACATTCATGGGAATAACGTGCACCTCTGGCCGTTTATTGAAGAGGCGAGAAGAAAGGGTGCGCGGCTGGTAGTCATCGATCCGTATAGAACACGGACAGCGGCGCTCGCGGATGAGCATCTCGCCATCAATCCTGGCACCGATGCGGCGCTGGCGCTGGGGCTGATGCATGTGATCCTCAGCATGGGTCTGGAGGATCGCGAGTATGTGGATGCGTGCACAATGGGATTTGAGGAGCTACGGGCACATGCGCTGCGGCCCGAATATTCCCCCGAGAATGTGGCCACGGCGACGGGGATAGATGCTGGAACAATTGTGCGGTTGGCCCGGGCCTACGCCGCAGCGGGGCGAAGCGCGACCCAAAACACTGGCCACGGTTCGAACGTCGGCGGCCCAGCGGCCATTCGGTTGAACTATGGAATTCAGAGAAGTGAGAACGGAGGCACGGCAGCGCGAGCGGTATGCATGCTGCCGCTGCTGACGGGCGCTTGGAAGTACAAGGGCGGCGGGCTGCTGCTCTCTACCTCAGGTTCGTTTCCGTTCAACGAGAAAGCGCTCCAGATGCCGGAGTTGATGATGGCCAGTCCTCTGGGCAGAGCGGCGCGCGTAGTGAATATGAGTCAGTTGGGGCAGGCTCTGACGACCCTCGGGGACCATGAGAGCGATGGGCCGCGTGTGAAGGCGCTGTTCGTCTACAACTCGAATCCGGGGGCGGTGGCTCCAAATCAGAATGCGGTCTTGAACGGGTTACGGCGGGAGGACTTGTTCACCGTCGTGCATGAGCAGTTCTTTACCGACACAACCGACTATGCGGATATCTTGCTGCCGGCGCCAACGTTTCTTGAGGTCAAGGATGTGCAGGGTGCGTATGGACATCTCTTCGCACAGGTGAACAACCGGGCGATTGCGCCGCTCGGCGAGGCGCGCAGCAACGTCGCCATGTTTGGCGAGCTGGGGCGACGGGTGGGATTTGAAGAGGCCTGCTTTGACGATCGCGAGGACGAGATGATCGATCAGGCGCTTGAGACCGAGCATCCATGGCTTACGGGGATCACGCGGGAGCGGCTGGAGCGGGAGGGGCATATTCCACTGCAGATGCCGGTGGATGCGAAGGGCGAGGTGTTGCCTTTCAGCACGGCAGAGTGGTTTCGCACGCCGAGTGGGCGCGGACAACTGGTGCCAGTACCGGTGTTTGCTGCACCGACTGAATCTCGTGCGCACGCGTCAAAAGGGGCCTATCCGCTGGAGTTTCTGCCGAGGAAGGCGGACAACTACATGAACTCGACCTTTGCAAACATTCCTCTGCATCAGCGCATGGAGGCGCGAACCGCTGGTGTCTTGGAGATGCATGCGACCGATGCAGCCGCGCGGAAGATTGTTACGGGCGATGAGGTGGAGGTATTCAACGGGCGCGGAAGCATTACGCTGCGGGCTCTGGTGAACGCACAGGTGTCTGCAGGTGTGGTGGCAGCGCGACTGGATTGGAATAAGCTGGGTTCGGATCTCTCGGGGAACGGCGCAAATGTGAATGCGTTGACTTCGGAGACGCTGACCGATATTGGCGGTGGGGCTACGTTTTATTCGACGCTGGTGGAGGTCCGAAAGGGGCACGATGGTATCCGATGA